The Streptomyces achromogenes genome window below encodes:
- a CDS encoding TnsA-like heteromeric transposase endonuclease subunit yields the protein MVAVSGDTEVPEPSVRDIDLVRVRYVDAEGVQHLVRLEEAADVPFEDGRMVRSIPSHRDQGHMPGQYWVAKWGDFADYESVLESKWLTLLDFDPQVTAFATQPLEFDAIDARGTWRHTPDVFVRRRDGSVLLVDVKNPELRDDPKVRLQEERTQRTCERLGWDYAMVSEPSEQRWENIDLLSSARRPLHLGADLVPRLLELAREPVEIGELMRFMEYPDLARGVLYHLMWHQRIVTDLDRPLRETTLVKAAVEVRA from the coding sequence ATGGTCGCGGTGAGCGGTGATACGGAAGTACCGGAGCCGTCCGTTCGGGACATCGACCTGGTGCGGGTGCGCTACGTCGATGCCGAGGGGGTCCAGCATCTGGTGCGGCTGGAGGAAGCCGCTGACGTGCCGTTCGAGGACGGCAGGATGGTGCGGTCCATCCCCAGTCACCGGGACCAGGGACACATGCCGGGCCAGTACTGGGTGGCGAAGTGGGGCGACTTCGCCGACTACGAGAGCGTGCTGGAGTCGAAGTGGCTGACACTGCTGGACTTCGACCCGCAAGTGACCGCATTCGCCACGCAGCCCTTGGAGTTCGACGCGATCGACGCCCGTGGGACGTGGCGACACACACCGGACGTCTTCGTGCGCCGCCGGGATGGCAGCGTACTGCTGGTGGACGTGAAGAACCCCGAGTTGCGGGACGATCCAAAGGTGCGGCTACAGGAGGAGCGCACTCAACGCACGTGCGAGCGGCTGGGCTGGGACTACGCCATGGTTTCGGAGCCGAGTGAACAGCGCTGGGAGAACATCGACCTGCTCTCCAGTGCCCGGCGTCCGCTGCATCTGGGAGCGGATCTGGTACCGCGCCTGCTGGAACTGGCCCGTGAACCGGTGGAGATCGGGGAGCTGATGCGGTTCATGGAGTACCCGGATCTGGCGCGCGGCGTGCTGTATCACCTGATGTGGCACCAGCGGATCGTCACGGATCTGGATCGCCCCTTGCGCGAGACAACGCTGGTAAAGGCCGCAGTGGAGGTACGGGCATGA
- a CDS encoding transposase: protein MTVDGAVRLQHGARLWLDDEVHTVTGVTDDGVRLRSESGSWTVIGVGHLLADPTFRPYDGDADPEGEDPTEHDVSARKLWLDAAALFDKLTDKQLEELQRAQEHLLEMTTGFRSGNSEDVSPGEPKPEYAPDVSLAQRVQSKARELGYSEQQMWRRLRRWREEGPWGLVDRRSHRPSDPLAGVDPRLIEAIVTQHYVTEEDDSTGSLNRLRRRVGRRLVDVHGSGTVKIPAQKSFNRYVAALLPGRYTTGSATTRQSVANRPDGHYRPITASRPGELVMIDTSWLDVRAYDPVEDVVFSVDLTIAIDVCTRSLLGWRLVPKGTKGVDAGLVIADAMMPEPMRPGWPDGLRHRMLRLPCEPLLAQDERFAAAAARPVVFPERIVIDHGKAFASQAVKNVCRRYGITIQDTRKYRPTDKPQVEAAFKTIRSQFSEHIAGYKGNHVVHRGRDVDAVARWTIEELEEFFAEYVVAVYQRRRHKGLVLPGFPEINLSPNDAYRLAVHRCGYIAAPCDPNLFLELLPIHWCAISNRRIQKDYLHYSAPITGTHNGSKSPYPQAKGAWPIRYDPRDVTQVYFHDPYSGVWHTLRWTHALTGLEPFTDITLRQVKQELRERGRDPQDQEAVLDALLDLQNRTDAAEASTARSRRARARDAERARAAARDKARTELADAAADAPVEEPRLRAVPSLPADDEEEVTIDFDALPSYEVWGGRPETDDAP, encoded by the coding sequence ATGACGGTTGACGGCGCGGTGCGGTTGCAGCATGGGGCCAGGCTGTGGCTGGACGATGAGGTGCACACGGTGACCGGGGTGACCGATGACGGCGTGCGGCTGCGTTCGGAGAGCGGCTCGTGGACCGTGATCGGTGTGGGGCACCTTCTCGCGGACCCGACCTTCCGCCCTTACGACGGCGACGCTGACCCAGAGGGCGAGGACCCCACTGAGCACGACGTCTCGGCAAGGAAGTTGTGGCTGGACGCTGCCGCCCTGTTCGACAAGTTGACTGACAAGCAGTTGGAGGAACTCCAGCGCGCTCAGGAGCACCTCCTGGAGATGACGACTGGCTTTCGCAGTGGAAACTCGGAGGACGTCTCGCCCGGGGAACCCAAGCCGGAGTACGCCCCTGACGTATCGCTGGCCCAGCGGGTGCAGAGCAAAGCGCGGGAACTGGGCTACAGCGAGCAACAGATGTGGCGGCGTCTGCGGAGGTGGCGGGAAGAGGGCCCGTGGGGCCTGGTGGACCGGCGCAGTCATCGGCCGTCGGATCCCCTGGCGGGTGTAGATCCACGGTTGATCGAAGCGATCGTCACCCAGCACTACGTGACGGAGGAAGACGACTCGACCGGCAGCCTGAACCGGCTGCGCCGCCGGGTGGGGCGCCGCCTGGTTGACGTCCACGGCTCGGGTACGGTGAAGATACCGGCGCAAAAATCGTTCAACCGGTACGTCGCCGCTCTCCTGCCCGGCCGCTACACAACTGGGTCGGCCACCACGCGGCAGTCGGTGGCGAACCGGCCGGACGGCCACTACCGTCCGATCACCGCCAGCCGCCCGGGCGAACTGGTGATGATCGACACCAGTTGGCTGGACGTTCGCGCCTACGATCCGGTCGAGGACGTCGTCTTCTCAGTGGACCTGACGATCGCCATCGACGTCTGTACCCGGTCTCTTCTGGGGTGGCGTCTGGTGCCCAAGGGCACGAAGGGCGTGGATGCGGGCCTGGTGATCGCCGACGCGATGATGCCGGAGCCGATGCGCCCCGGCTGGCCGGACGGGCTGCGGCACCGGATGCTGCGCCTGCCGTGCGAGCCGCTCCTCGCTCAGGACGAGCGGTTCGCGGCCGCCGCGGCCCGCCCGGTGGTGTTTCCCGAGAGGATCGTGATCGACCACGGCAAGGCGTTCGCCTCTCAGGCGGTGAAGAACGTGTGCCGCCGCTACGGGATCACCATCCAGGACACCCGCAAGTACCGACCCACCGACAAGCCGCAGGTCGAGGCCGCGTTCAAGACGATCAGAAGCCAGTTCTCCGAGCACATCGCCGGCTACAAGGGCAATCATGTGGTGCACCGCGGCCGGGACGTGGACGCGGTGGCCCGGTGGACGATCGAGGAACTGGAGGAGTTCTTCGCCGAGTACGTCGTCGCGGTCTACCAGCGCCGTCGGCACAAAGGGCTGGTGCTGCCGGGGTTCCCGGAGATCAACCTGTCGCCGAATGACGCCTACCGGCTGGCCGTGCACCGCTGCGGCTACATCGCCGCTCCATGTGATCCCAATCTGTTCCTGGAACTGCTGCCGATCCACTGGTGCGCGATTTCCAACCGGCGGATCCAGAAGGACTACTTGCACTACAGCGCGCCCATCACGGGCACCCACAATGGGTCCAAGTCCCCATACCCACAGGCCAAGGGCGCCTGGCCGATCCGCTACGACCCGCGGGACGTGACGCAGGTCTACTTCCATGATCCTTACAGCGGCGTCTGGCACACGCTGCGCTGGACCCACGCATTGACCGGGCTCGAGCCGTTCACGGACATCACGCTGCGCCAGGTCAAGCAGGAACTGCGTGAACGAGGCCGCGACCCACAGGACCAGGAAGCCGTCCTGGACGCGTTGCTGGACCTGCAGAACCGCACGGACGCCGCCGAGGCGTCCACCGCCCGCTCCCGCCGGGCGCGGGCCCGGGACGCCGAGCGGGCCAGGGCGGCGGCGCGGGACAAAGCTCGCACCGAACTGGCCGACGCCGCTGCCGATGCCCCGGTCGAGGAACCCCGCCTGCGGGCCGTGCCATCACTGCCCGCGGACGACGAGGAAGAGGTCACGATCGACTTCGACGCCCTGCCTTCGTACGAGGTGTGGGGCGGTCGCCCGGAGACGGACGACGCCCCATGA